The Hemiscyllium ocellatum isolate sHemOce1 chromosome 7, sHemOce1.pat.X.cur, whole genome shotgun sequence genome window below encodes:
- the arl5a gene encoding ADP-ribosylation factor-like protein 5A isoform X1: protein MGIIFTKLWRLFNHQEHKVIIVGLDNAGKTTILYQFSMNEVVHTSPTIGSNVEEIVVNNTHFLMWDIGGQESLRSSWNTYYTNTEFVIVVVDSMDRERIAITRDELYKMLAHEDLKKAGLLIFANKQDVKECMTVAEISQYLKLTSIKDHQWHIQACCALTGEGLCQGLEWMTSRLKVR from the exons AACATAAAGTAATTATAGTTGGGTTGGATAATGCTGGGAAGACAACAATTCTTTATCAGTT TTCCATGAATGAAGTTGTACATACATCACCTACAATAGGCAGCAACGTAGAAGAGATAGTGGTGAATAATACACATTTCCTGATGTGGGATATCGGAGGTCAGGAGTCATTGCGTTCATCGTGGAATACCTATTATACTAATACAGAG TTTGTAATCGTGGTTGTAGACAGTATGGACAGGGAGAGGATAGCAATAACCAGAGATGAGCTTTACAAAATGTTGGCGCACGAG GATTTGAAGAAAGCAGGACTGCTGATCTTTGCCAACAAACAAGATGTTAAAGAATGCATGACTGTAGCTGAAATTTCTCAATACCTTAAATTGACCTCAATTAAAGACCATCAATGGCATATTCAAGCTTGTTGTGCTCTAACAGGAGAAGG GTTATGTCagggattagaatggatgacatcAAGACTTAAAGTCAGATGA
- the arl5a gene encoding ADP-ribosylation factor-like protein 5A isoform X2 has translation MNEVVHTSPTIGSNVEEIVVNNTHFLMWDIGGQESLRSSWNTYYTNTEFVIVVVDSMDRERIAITRDELYKMLAHEDLKKAGLLIFANKQDVKECMTVAEISQYLKLTSIKDHQWHIQACCALTGEGLCQGLEWMTSRLKVR, from the exons ATGAATGAAGTTGTACATACATCACCTACAATAGGCAGCAACGTAGAAGAGATAGTGGTGAATAATACACATTTCCTGATGTGGGATATCGGAGGTCAGGAGTCATTGCGTTCATCGTGGAATACCTATTATACTAATACAGAG TTTGTAATCGTGGTTGTAGACAGTATGGACAGGGAGAGGATAGCAATAACCAGAGATGAGCTTTACAAAATGTTGGCGCACGAG GATTTGAAGAAAGCAGGACTGCTGATCTTTGCCAACAAACAAGATGTTAAAGAATGCATGACTGTAGCTGAAATTTCTCAATACCTTAAATTGACCTCAATTAAAGACCATCAATGGCATATTCAAGCTTGTTGTGCTCTAACAGGAGAAGG GTTATGTCagggattagaatggatgacatcAAGACTTAAAGTCAGATGA